One segment of Rubripirellula amarantea DNA contains the following:
- a CDS encoding response regulator — MPDSIPLKRCLIADDVRASRKVVGSWLHECQFQCEYVEDGRTAWESIVEQPPELLVTDLEMPVLCGLELLFKIRNSEDDRVRRMPVLVMTSLQDNQTWHVIEQMGGDGLLHKPLDKQSTLSMVTEMVTRSRRRCEATLPSDDQFIQGMGVISPTLRRLLRTVTENQQW, encoded by the coding sequence ATGCCGGACTCGATTCCGTTAAAACGGTGTTTAATTGCCGATGATGTGCGCGCGTCTCGAAAAGTCGTGGGATCTTGGTTGCATGAATGCCAGTTTCAATGCGAGTATGTCGAGGATGGCCGCACCGCATGGGAGTCGATCGTCGAGCAACCACCTGAACTGTTAGTGACTGACCTCGAGATGCCAGTTTTGTGTGGCCTAGAGCTGCTGTTTAAAATCCGAAACTCGGAAGACGACCGTGTTCGGCGAATGCCCGTGCTCGTGATGACCAGCCTCCAGGACAATCAAACATGGCACGTTATTGAACAAATGGGAGGCGATGGACTGCTGCATAAACCGCTCGACAAGCAATCAACACTTTCAATGGTGACCGAGATGGTCACACGCAGCAGGCGCCGCTGTGAAGCAACGCTTCCCAGCGATGATCAATTTATCCAAGGCATGGGTGTTATCTCGCCAACGCTGCGCCGGTTACTTCGAACGGTAACCGAGAATCAACAATGGTGA
- a CDS encoding YciE/YciF ferroxidase family protein: MSMKTLADAFYDELRDVLSAEKQLVKALPKMIKKASCEKLVAAIESHLAETEAQVERVEKAFEETGKAARAKTCEAMKGLISEAEEMLKEEAEPAVKDAVIIACAQKVEHYEIATYGTLCTWAEALGYDNALKLLKQNIDEEETADKKLSEIAKAINKDALSVG, from the coding sequence ATGTCCATGAAAACCCTTGCTGATGCCTTTTACGACGAACTTCGTGATGTGCTAAGTGCCGAAAAGCAACTGGTCAAAGCGCTGCCAAAGATGATCAAAAAAGCATCATGCGAAAAACTAGTCGCCGCAATTGAAAGCCACCTCGCGGAAACGGAAGCCCAGGTCGAACGGGTCGAAAAGGCGTTTGAAGAGACCGGCAAAGCGGCACGTGCAAAGACTTGCGAGGCAATGAAAGGGTTGATTTCGGAAGCCGAAGAGATGCTTAAGGAAGAAGCCGAACCCGCCGTCAAGGATGCTGTGATCATCGCGTGTGCTCAAAAGGTGGAGCACTATGAAATTGCGACATACGGAACGTTGTGCACCTGGGCCGAGGCGCTCGGCTATGACAACGCTTTAAAACTCCTCAAGCAGAACATCGACGAGGAGGAAACGGCTGATAAGAAACTGTCCGAGATTGCGAAAGCGATCAATAAGGATGCTCTATCGGTTGGTTAG
- a CDS encoding alpha-amylase family glycosyl hydrolase, translating to MNTSVLHQPASVSKPVGVGPIHVDQGIAFRVWAPHADSVSVVGSFNDWNENANPMEREDGGHWFALVENAKIGSQYKYRIQNGNNVFDRIDPRVREVTNSVGVGIVHDPHFDWQGDDFHISSWNELVIYEAHIGTFSRSKEDQPGGFSNFAKRFGHLRKLGVNAIQIMPIAEFAGDVSWGYNPAHIYAVESAYGGPVAFKEFVRQAHAEGFAIILDVVYNHFGPSDLDIWQFDGWNENGKGGIYFYNDHRSSTPWGDTRPDYGRHEVRSYIRDNAAMWLEDFHVDGLRYDMTLYIRSIDGSPDNEIPEGWGLTQWVNRDIHSIKPGAITIAEDLQNNSYLTKSDHEGGAGFSTQWDAGFVHPIREVLTAANDEHRSMAKVRDALYHGYNGDAFQRVVYTESHDEVANGKSRVPSEVSPWDDGSWYAQKRSTLGAALVMTAPGIPMLFQGQEFLQGGWFQDTDELDWENAKDFRGIVRLFADLIRLRLNREGVTRGLTGQGLHVYHVNEVDKVIAYRRHFDDDPRNDVIVVANFMAESKETYRIGFPQPGSWVLRFNSDSDIYSSDFTNVESYDAEATDDPCDGLDYSAEVTIPPYSVLIYSRSEAEPGDTTL from the coding sequence ATGAACACATCTGTTCTTCATCAACCTGCGTCCGTTTCAAAGCCGGTGGGCGTCGGCCCCATTCATGTTGATCAAGGCATCGCCTTTCGAGTTTGGGCACCGCATGCGGATTCCGTAAGTGTTGTGGGATCGTTCAATGACTGGAACGAAAACGCTAACCCTATGGAACGAGAAGATGGCGGACATTGGTTTGCGTTGGTAGAGAACGCCAAGATAGGAAGCCAGTACAAATATCGGATTCAAAACGGCAACAATGTCTTCGACAGAATTGATCCGCGAGTTCGAGAAGTTACTAACTCGGTCGGTGTCGGCATCGTTCATGATCCTCACTTCGATTGGCAAGGTGACGATTTCCACATTTCATCTTGGAATGAATTGGTAATCTATGAAGCTCATATTGGTACGTTTAGCCGGTCGAAAGAAGATCAGCCTGGTGGGTTTTCGAACTTCGCGAAGCGATTCGGGCACCTCAGGAAGCTTGGTGTCAACGCTATCCAAATCATGCCAATCGCGGAATTCGCAGGCGATGTTTCTTGGGGTTACAACCCGGCGCATATTTACGCAGTCGAAAGTGCCTATGGTGGTCCAGTTGCGTTTAAGGAATTTGTAAGGCAAGCCCATGCAGAAGGCTTTGCGATCATCTTGGACGTTGTCTACAACCACTTTGGTCCGTCGGACCTTGATATCTGGCAATTCGACGGTTGGAACGAGAATGGAAAAGGTGGCATCTACTTTTACAATGATCATAGAAGCTCGACTCCTTGGGGCGACACGCGACCGGACTATGGTCGCCACGAAGTGCGATCTTACATCCGTGACAACGCGGCGATGTGGCTTGAAGACTTTCATGTCGATGGATTGCGCTACGACATGACTCTGTATATACGCTCGATTGACGGGAGCCCTGATAATGAGATTCCCGAGGGATGGGGGCTTACTCAATGGGTCAACCGAGACATTCATTCGATTAAGCCAGGTGCCATTACCATTGCCGAGGACTTGCAAAACAACAGCTACCTGACAAAGTCAGATCACGAGGGTGGTGCTGGGTTCTCGACGCAGTGGGATGCAGGCTTTGTGCACCCGATACGTGAAGTATTGACCGCGGCGAACGATGAGCATCGTTCTATGGCGAAGGTGCGTGATGCGTTATATCACGGCTACAACGGTGATGCGTTTCAAAGGGTTGTCTACACCGAATCCCACGATGAAGTTGCCAACGGAAAGTCTCGCGTTCCGAGCGAGGTTTCTCCTTGGGATGATGGTAGCTGGTACGCCCAAAAGCGTTCTACCCTTGGTGCTGCGCTTGTCATGACAGCACCGGGAATTCCGATGTTGTTTCAAGGACAAGAGTTTTTGCAAGGCGGCTGGTTTCAAGACACCGATGAACTCGACTGGGAGAATGCCAAAGACTTCCGCGGTATCGTGCGACTGTTCGCTGATTTGATTCGTTTGCGTTTGAATCGTGAAGGAGTCACTCGAGGATTAACCGGTCAAGGTTTGCATGTGTATCACGTCAACGAAGTCGACAAGGTGATCGCCTACCGTCGCCACTTCGATGATGATCCGCGAAACGACGTGATAGTTGTCGCGAACTTCATGGCAGAGTCCAAAGAGACCTACCGAATCGGGTTCCCTCAGCCAGGCTCGTGGGTGTTGCGATTCAACAGCGATAGTGACATCTATAGTTCCGACTTTACGAATGTGGAATCATACGATGCGGAGGCTACGGACGATCCTTGTGATGGTCTTGACTACTCTGCTGAGGTTACGATTCCTCCGTACTCAGTATTGATTTATTCGCGAAGTGAAGCGGAACCTGGGGACACGACCTTGTAG
- a CDS encoding class I SAM-dependent methyltransferase, with product MTTHAARFRRRSYWNRAAAVLQEWLREPTQVASLVPSTTSLTRRIAERECIRNASAILDLGPGTGGTTEALLEVAQPNCRVLAIEKTDGFIESLHEIDDPRLIVEHGDVMGLGRILLSHQIESLDVIVSGIPFSTLSETDAVNLCKSIDQALPDGGTFIAYQLRSDVARYADPHFGRASTEMVWINVPPLRVFTWTKHAHV from the coding sequence ATGACGACGCATGCAGCCCGTTTCCGTCGCCGTTCTTACTGGAATCGTGCTGCGGCCGTACTCCAGGAATGGCTTCGCGAGCCCACCCAAGTGGCCTCCCTCGTTCCCAGTACCACTTCGCTAACCAGACGAATCGCCGAGCGTGAGTGCATACGAAACGCATCGGCGATTCTTGACCTGGGTCCGGGAACGGGGGGAACGACGGAAGCTTTGCTAGAAGTCGCCCAGCCGAATTGCCGAGTCTTGGCAATCGAAAAGACGGATGGCTTTATCGAATCGCTTCATGAGATCGACGATCCTCGTTTGATCGTCGAGCACGGAGATGTGATGGGGCTCGGGCGTATCCTGCTGTCGCATCAAATCGAATCACTAGATGTGATCGTATCTGGGATTCCGTTTTCGACTCTCTCCGAAACTGATGCGGTTAATTTGTGCAAGTCCATCGACCAGGCTTTGCCAGATGGTGGAACGTTCATTGCCTATCAGTTACGGAGCGACGTCGCTCGTTACGCGGATCCTCACTTTGGACGAGCCTCTACCGAAATGGTTTGGATCAACGTACCACCTCTAAGAGTTTTTACTTGGACCAAGCACGCCCATGTCTAG
- a CDS encoding cysteine peptidase family C39 domain-containing protein: protein MMDITIAIAVMTCVSIFAGLITANFAYSDKGQWTMLGLAMSVLAMVYFLIYGSGQLIWARFIASSAAIIYTNVAALFAAMAAGWAWRLPKTPAWRRGGLSVLLGCASLAVICWPLLSIALRPPPEGGDVWQNGVAMQTSWATCSPAAAATLLKSENIQANESELIPLCLTDSSGTPTLGLYRGIKLVAQRQGRSVSVVNSSLQQLVAEKDWPVLIAVELPFGVKDRRYAEQWGWIPGMGHSVVLFGRTEEGGFIIGDPSVGLEKWSEKDMELLWHGDGIRID from the coding sequence ATGATGGACATTACGATCGCGATCGCGGTGATGACTTGTGTATCGATTTTTGCAGGCCTGATCACTGCGAACTTTGCTTACTCGGATAAGGGGCAATGGACGATGCTTGGCTTAGCCATGTCCGTGCTCGCGATGGTGTACTTTTTAATCTATGGTTCGGGACAACTCATTTGGGCTCGATTCATTGCTTCATCAGCGGCGATTATTTACACGAATGTCGCTGCCTTGTTCGCGGCAATGGCGGCCGGATGGGCATGGCGACTGCCTAAGACACCTGCTTGGCGACGCGGAGGCCTGAGTGTTCTTCTCGGATGTGCTTCGTTGGCCGTGATTTGTTGGCCTCTGCTATCGATCGCTTTACGTCCACCACCGGAAGGCGGCGATGTGTGGCAAAACGGGGTCGCGATGCAAACGTCCTGGGCTACTTGCAGTCCGGCAGCTGCAGCGACATTGTTGAAGAGCGAAAACATTCAGGCGAACGAGAGTGAATTGATACCTCTTTGTTTGACTGACTCTAGTGGCACTCCCACGCTAGGGCTTTATCGCGGTATTAAGCTCGTTGCCCAACGTCAAGGACGTTCGGTAAGCGTCGTCAATTCTAGCTTGCAGCAATTGGTTGCCGAGAAGGATTGGCCTGTCTTGATAGCCGTCGAGTTGCCGTTCGGAGTCAAAGATCGTCGCTATGCAGAGCAATGGGGATGGATTCCCGGAATGGGGCACTCCGTTGTGTTATTTGGACGCACTGAAGAAGGCGGTTTCATCATCGGCGACCCGTCGGTCGGGTTAGAGAAATGGTCCGAGAAGGACATGGAATTGCTTTGGCACGGTGATGGAATTCGCATTGACTGA
- a CDS encoding phage holin family protein, whose product MPTHATTQQSSFQKVTQDVLDLFELQLELLSVDSQEAKRKLVRAGIFGGLAATIAGSALTVVMIASGLLLGEFTELSIGGAMLVVGVAFFVLVAVLGWIALTLTKAAASAMSETKSEFAENLRWLKATLVSPNSSARNQLRRETFQETDVELSQSDGWASTRPNQSQPTSYTR is encoded by the coding sequence ATGCCCACTCATGCAACAACCCAACAATCAAGCTTCCAAAAAGTAACTCAGGACGTCCTCGATCTTTTCGAGCTCCAACTTGAACTGCTTTCGGTCGACAGCCAAGAGGCGAAACGCAAACTTGTTCGCGCTGGCATTTTCGGTGGACTTGCAGCGACCATTGCAGGATCAGCATTAACCGTCGTCATGATTGCCAGCGGCCTATTGCTAGGCGAGTTCACTGAGCTCTCGATCGGCGGTGCCATGCTCGTTGTCGGTGTTGCTTTCTTTGTTCTAGTCGCTGTACTCGGATGGATCGCGTTAACGCTTACCAAAGCTGCGGCTTCAGCAATGAGCGAGACAAAGTCAGAGTTTGCTGAAAACTTACGTTGGTTGAAGGCAACACTGGTGTCTCCTAACTCATCAGCTCGTAATCAATTGCGCAGGGAAACCTTCCAAGAAACCGATGTCGAACTATCCCAATCTGATGGTTGGGCCTCAACACGGCCAAACCAATCTCAACCTACTTCCTACACGCGGTAA
- a CDS encoding CsbD family protein gives MANREQIKGHWNEIAGRLKEHWGQLTDDDLQRVQGSADQLVGMVQQKTGAARNEIEDFIDSVFRGGIGERAADSVQQYGEAAQQLASEASDYARDQARKFAAQSADYSARVVDTVRARPTESLAIVFGLGIAAGALLFLGRKR, from the coding sequence ATGGCTAACCGAGAACAAATTAAGGGCCACTGGAACGAGATCGCAGGCCGATTAAAAGAGCATTGGGGTCAATTAACCGACGATGATTTGCAGCGTGTCCAAGGTTCCGCCGATCAACTGGTCGGAATGGTTCAACAAAAGACCGGTGCTGCTCGCAACGAGATCGAAGATTTCATCGATAGCGTATTTCGAGGTGGCATTGGCGAACGTGCTGCGGATTCCGTCCAACAGTATGGCGAGGCCGCTCAGCAACTTGCTTCCGAAGCCAGCGACTATGCGAGAGACCAAGCACGAAAGTTCGCCGCCCAGTCTGCTGACTACTCAGCACGGGTGGTAGACACCGTGCGTGCACGTCCGACGGAATCATTGGCAATCGTGTTCGGGCTTGGAATCGCTGCGGGCGCTTTGTTGTTTCTTGGTCGAAAGCGATAG
- a CDS encoding YihY/virulence factor BrkB family protein, which yields MKFLKQTFAEFSKDRCTTLAAAMAYYTTFALPPLLFLLMTVMTFGLSVAYESDQARDKAQTVLTSQLSDMLGNEEAVDEISSILNDTEDSKANWWKTLLSFAGILVGATGVVGTLQDSLNQVWQVKPDPEKSSLATMISKRVLSFAMILGLGFLLLVSIAVSSVLSTAGRQITDYIGTSLGVADGINYAVQAAVVFSVFSAIFKFMPDAKIRWRDVLVGATITTALFLAGRYAMQIYFSYSEPGAELGAAAASLAVILVWVYYSAIIVLLGAEATQVYATLYGDGIQPDKNAVRVVETVQRD from the coding sequence ATGAAGTTTCTTAAGCAAACGTTTGCTGAATTCTCGAAAGACCGTTGTACGACACTCGCTGCAGCGATGGCGTACTACACGACCTTCGCTTTGCCACCTCTACTATTTTTATTGATGACCGTAATGACGTTCGGATTGTCAGTTGCTTACGAGAGCGATCAGGCACGCGACAAAGCCCAGACGGTGCTAACGAGTCAATTGTCTGACATGCTCGGCAACGAAGAAGCCGTCGATGAGATATCTTCCATCTTGAACGATACCGAAGACTCCAAAGCCAACTGGTGGAAAACGTTACTCAGCTTCGCCGGAATCTTGGTGGGTGCAACGGGCGTGGTCGGAACGCTACAAGATTCACTTAATCAGGTGTGGCAGGTGAAACCAGACCCCGAAAAATCCAGCTTGGCGACGATGATTAGCAAGCGAGTTCTATCATTTGCGATGATCCTGGGCCTCGGCTTTTTGCTGCTGGTTTCGATCGCTGTTTCGTCCGTACTTTCAACTGCGGGTCGACAAATCACGGACTACATCGGCACCAGCCTGGGAGTCGCCGATGGAATTAACTACGCCGTCCAGGCAGCAGTTGTGTTTTCAGTTTTCTCGGCAATTTTCAAATTCATGCCTGATGCCAAAATCCGCTGGCGCGATGTGCTTGTTGGAGCAACGATCACAACGGCGTTATTCCTCGCCGGCCGATATGCGATGCAAATCTATTTCTCTTATTCGGAACCCGGTGCGGAACTTGGTGCAGCGGCAGCCTCACTCGCTGTGATTCTCGTTTGGGTTTACTACAGTGCAATCATCGTGCTACTTGGTGCTGAAGCCACTCAGGTCTATGCCACACTTTATGGTGATGGGATTCAACCAGACAAAAATGCAGTCCGCGTCGTTGAGACCGTTCAACGAGACTAA